The Citrus sinensis cultivar Valencia sweet orange chromosome 4, DVS_A1.0, whole genome shotgun sequence DNA segment AGCCTGCAGACACCCCATCAGGCCAGTCTTTAACTCGGAGAAAATCCGTCTTCAGATTTGCGGAGTCACATGACGAACAAGATGATGCTGAAATATTGGTTGAAGGGAATACAGAGTTGATGAAATTAACACCACGTACTCCGCTAATGGCGAGTCCAGAACAGGAAGACGAATATGAGGAGGTGTACAAGAAGGTGAAGATAAACAAGAAGCATAAAAAGGGTAATaagttaaagaaattatttttattgattgagTTGATTGCATTTGGGTGCGTAATGGGGTTGTTAATTGGTAGCTTAATTGTTAGCAAGTTGAAAAACCATTTCTTATGGCAGTTAAAGTTGTGGAAATGGTGTGTTTTGGTATTGGTGATCTTTTGTGGTCGATTGGTGACTAAATTGTTGATGATTGCTTTGATTTGCTTgattgaaaagaatttcaagCTAAAGCTTATGGTTCTGTATTACTTGGATGGGTTGAGGAGGAGTGTTAGGGCCTTTATTTGGTTTGCTTTGGTTCTCTTGGCTTGGTGTTTGTTGTTTGAGCGTGGAGTGGAGAgatcaaaagaaacaaaaaagattgtaaattatattactaGAGGGCTTGTTGCTTGTCTTGTTGGGGCCGTTCTATGGATGGTTAAGACTTTCTCATTCAAGTTACTAGTTGCTTCAAGATTATCAAAGAGATTCTTCGATCAGATTCAAGAAGCCATGTTTGATGAATATGTTATTTCCACTTGTTCGGGTTCACCACTGATAGAGCACAGTGAAAGAGTAGGCAGCATGAGTATGAAGAATGGAACTGAAAATCAAGAGGACAAAGAGGAGGTGATTTATCATGTTAGTGGAAAGCgtaaaaagatgaagaaaatttcTGCATGGACCATGgaaaagttaataaatcaCATTAGCAGTACAAAGCTGTCCATTGTCTCAAATGAACTTGATGTCTGTGAgaatgatgaacttgatggtGACTACAACAAGAATATTGAAAGCGAATGGGAAGCAAAGGCTGCTGCTTATCAGATTTTCCAGAATGTTGCCGGACCTGGCAGCAAGTGAGGAtactttaacttttaaatttccatccacattttgtttaattttccaCTTCCAGAATTATGGTCTCAGACTCACAATGCCTATTGTTTCTGTACGTTGGCAAATGACCAGATATATGGACGAGTGTGATCTCTTGCGATTCTTTATAAAGGAAGAGGTGGACGAAATAATGCAGAGGTTGGGACAGGCAGAAACTGGGAGGGTCAAGAGATCAGATGTTACCAAGTGGGTGGTAAGTTCTGTTGTAAATTGTGCTCATGACCATTTTCGAAGTAAAAAAATCTGATGGGTCTAGGGATAAAGTAGCCGTAGGTGCTTTTTAAGCTCCCAAAACTCGAACCAAGACCTTATAGGTAGTTGGCGTTCAAGGTACGTGAGTGCCATCAAACCATTCTTATGATGCACTTGGTGTATGCAGGTAAATGTTTACAAGCAAAGAAAATCTCTGGCACATTACTTAAATAATTCCAAAGAAGCCATGCAAGAGTTGAACAGGCTTTTTAGGGGGATTGTGATTGTTCTGATCATTATTGTGTGGCTGCTTATAGTGGGTTTATTAACCACTAAAGCTCTTCTAGTTATTTTGTCCCAAGTTGTACTTGCAGTGTTCTTGTTCGGTAACACTGCCAAGAATGTATTTGAAGccatcatatttttatttgtgacACACCCATTTGATGTTGGTGATCGATGCGTCATTGATGGAGTGCAGGTAATAATTACTCGGTCGCTTTCCTAAAATACGtgtattcaattttataatattgagtTAATTTGCTTGACATATTTTACATCAATTATACAGATGGTGGTTGAGGAGATGCACATTTTGACAACCACGTTTTTGAGGTATGACAacgagaaaatattttatccaaaTTCAGTTCTAGCAAGCAAACCCATCAGCAATTTTTATAGAAGCACAGTGGATATGAGGGATGCGGTGGAATTTGCCATAGATGTGTTCACACCGTTGGAGAAGATTGGACATCTGaaatctaaaataaagaagtaagTCAATTCTTTAAAACAAAACTACACGTCATGCATTGATAGAATCTTTTCCATTGTTTTTtcgttttcttctttattttttgattggttaTAAGGGGTTTGAAAGGAGTTCTGGTCCATTGTTATATCACATATATGGATTTTTAGTAGTCCaccatgattatttttttttaaagaaaataaccAATCGTCcaccaaaagaaattaataattaattatggtggttactaaaaatatatatccgCATAATTCATTCAGGTAAACCTCTCTTATTAGGGTTCCTTTATGTTTATgatgctgtaaaaaaatttacagtatcaataacatattaattgtgaaccattagatttaatcaatggtatacaatatttgtactaaaaaaataatttaaaaataatgataaatagtTTGTTAACCGTTCAAGTGGGTagagaatttttgtaaaataattgtgaccacccttagagtttgaaataatttcacttaaataatatattttatttaaaattacttttcagccctcctttaaatttataatatgataatattttttaaataaatctttcaaaatcaattaccatttagtatataatataatatcaagtaGGCTATTTAACACaatatcttataataatttgtattgtatgaatttaattacaaaccattaatacctaaacaataatgataatagaaggcattattttatatgtgttttattaataatactatatgAGTCAtaacaaatgagaaatattttattcaccaattattattgaaaaatatatatgtctatATAACTATAGagtgagaaatattttgatttaaaattttaacaaaaaattaaactatttatttcatgcAATTCAATGGTGGAGGATATAACATTATGAAATGTTGCTTTGACTTTTAATATCAACCATTAGATTATGAGATATTAATGGCTCAAatattgtgtcaaaattttaagttaaagtatCCCAAATCATATCTGTATAATGGAAACATGGAAACATACAATGAtgttttttcctcattttgtccattaaatattatttgatgtaatattttatttattgtcactattaattatcataataaaagtaatgactcttcgtaacataaaaattttataattactatcaaagaataacaataaaataatctttcatgattcataaactaaagttaattaggaatacgtgttagatttaacttttatgaaattaacaaagtgaattttatgaaattaacaaagtgacatttgaaaataaaatgaaaacaagtttgtgaaagttaaattttataaggatCAGATAATTTCCTACcatgtcaataaaaatttaaaaatataaatgattttctttcactttttttcccacgtaaatattattgaaggcaatattttatttattgtcactattaactatcataacaaaagtaatgctcttaataacataaaattttataattacaatcaaagggtatcactaaaataatctttcacgattcataaactaaagcttattaggaatatatattagatttaacttttatgaaattaacaaagtgatatttgaaaataaaatgaaaatataaaggcttataaaacttaaaattcctACCATATAAGGATATTAATtgtaagataaatataaagttcagagaataaatacattaaatgggtgttaaaaataatacatactTCGTGATCAATTATACAATGGtactttatattatataaaataatgagtattttaatatatgctattaaattttattaaaacatgtgtgatcaagtaatttttatattacaagCAATCTTAACaatgagtttattgatgtGACTATGACATTTACTTAAGTATATGtacttagttgtgttatttattagtgttatatcatatataaattttacaattgcaacttatttatttgatttgtgttaaataatctttcattatattttatacttaatggtaatagattttgaaagatttatttaaaaaagattatcacatttcaaataaaatatgctatttaagtgaaattatttcaaactctaagggtggtcatagttattttacaaaattctccACCCCTTACACGTTTGTTAACCGtttaccattattattattattatttttactacaAATAATGTGtaccattgattaaatccaatggtgtacaattaaaaatattattgattctctaaaaaaattacagcatcatAGAAGAACCCCtcttattatttcttcttcattttttatattaattgtaaatacCTCTGCAATTTGGCATAAATGTAGTTTACTCCAGACACTTGCAAATTGTGACCAATACATCCTTCAAATGtgaaaaatacacaaatctcTCTCCTTGGTAACAACAACTACAATAGCATTGATGTATGGTTATTTAATATACAGCATGAAGTTGGTCGttactaattattttcttgctttaataatttatgGCAGCTACTTAGAGAGCAAGCCTCGGCATTGGAGTCCAAACCACAGTGTGGTGGTGAAGCAAATTAAGGATGAGAAGATGATAATGGGTCTTTACGTCACTCACATCATAATCTTTGAGAATTACGAGGAAAAAATTAACAGGAGATCTGAACTAGTGTTAGAGCTAACGAGAATATTTGAACAAGTTGCTATAAGAATTTACCATGTTGTCCCTCAAGAAGTTCAGGTCAGCTACGTCGGATCGGCAACTTCTTCAGCTGCCCCGCCACCGGAAAGCTGATGGTCTCActtcttgtttaatttatgCTTAGCCTTTGATGAGAATGATGATCTCTCGACCAGTGCAATTATTTGAGTTTGGATAATTCTAGCAAAGTTGTGAGATATtgagaatttttataattttatggtaGAGTttgccaaatttttaatagagCAAGAAATGGTTATGACGTAACGGTGTAGCAGAAGCGAATTGATAGGATTAATGAATACTAAATATCATTTTAGAACTGGACTAAGTCAATACTACTAAATTACGCTCTAAtcaaaatatgattaaatttcgttctaatctaaaaaattcaataaatttttaattattaaaatccCTCTTTTATAATTCTCTTTTAGATTATTTCTTTTGTACCCGACCTGATTGTCTTGCCAATCGATTGATTGACTTCGATGATTTTGTCACCGAAATTGCTcggtattataatttttcggTCCGTTAGAGTAATATTGGTCTAATTATTCGGGAGTCATGTTTTAATTTCTAGGGGGAGTAATGATTTTCATTGTTGCGCATAGCGACAGGGGGAGTCATAtgttttgtctttattttttattgtgcaatgcatttattgatttaacaaataaccttctttctttttcctttggtCATTATTTATTGAACTAACGTACATTgatgttttgttttggttaattctttgtttttatttgcaTGTGTATGGGTTTTATTTCACTCTATAATACTTAATGATttaggaatatatatatatatatatatatatattttttttttttatgagagGGGGCTCATCAAAATGAGCTAAACATGAACAAAACAGGATTGAGTAACCCCAAACAAGTCTTGCGAAATGATAGAATAAATACCCACAGGAGAGTTAGAGAACACATGCAAGCCACGAATGAGCCATATTAGCCATGAAGTCCGCAGCTAAGGTTGCTTCACGATAGATATGGGTGATAGGAGTTTACAAATTTCTACTTAATAATTCCCGGACAACAACTATTAAAGTATAGAACACGTTAGGAACGACCACCTGCTTAGAAATCATTTGTGTAACACAAAGACTGTCCACTTCCACCAACAACCGTTTTATGCCTACATCCCAAGAAAGAATTAGGCCCTAATATAGCCCCCAAAGCTCAACCATAAGCACTGAACTCTCCCCAATTCTCATACAAAATCCGGAAATCTAATGGCCGACATAGTCTCGAATAACACCTCTCGCTCCTGCTTCCCAAGCATTTTTACAAGAGCCATCTGTATTTAATTTGCACCATGGCCATGGCGGCGGAATCCAACGAATAAAAATCTCTTTTCTCCTCGGCTGATGGCTTCTATAGGAGTTATTAACTCTGTAAATTTCATTAGCTCTGGCCATAGCATCTAGATAGACTGTTAAGCTATCCACCAACTTCCTcgtaaagaaaaaatggttCCTCCATAACCACAACCTCCAAACTGCCACACCAAAGATACATTCCCAAGGGAGGGAAGATGCAATCTTCCACTTATTCTGCAAGTTACCAACAATCCAATCACGTAAATTCGAGTTGAAGAACGTGTTATGATTTGCCATTGGGACAAGCTTACGCCAAACCTGCTTATTATAGCTGCAGTCTCTCAATGCATGGAGGATATCTTCAACCGCACCCCCACACCTATCACAGCCCATAGGAACATGAATATGACGCCTAGCAAGCTCATTGTGAGTCTTTAGTTTCCCATGCATAAGCTGCCAAAGAAAAAGACTGATGGATTAAGGCCCCTTCCAACTCCATGGTAGCTTCCAATTTCTATCATGATCAGCAAAGTGTTGATAGCAAAGGGAGTCATAAGCTGACGGAATCGTAAACATGCCTCTTGGATCAAAAccccaataaattttatcagcCCCAAGATGAGGAGCCAGAGGCATGACTGAAGCAATTTGCATGAGAGTATAATGCGGCAGCAAATGCTCAAATCTCGACCAATTCCAGCCCCcatgcccatttgtaaattcacTTACAGTGGCATTGATAAATTCTTAAGGAATCGGCTGGAGAGCAAGGCTGATCAAGGGATTATATTTCATAGCTGttggttaattttataatcaaatgctactgatgccaatgtgcaagtatacacaacaagtaataaagtgatgaatattcaagatcgtctccacaggaaTTGATGTCACTTGAAATACTACaacaatcacaatagtgcaatcTAACTTAAGTTCGAAGTTAACAAACGTAAAGTAGGTTCTATCGAAATTGATGATTGTGAGagaataaagtaaaacaataccgtaatgaaataaactaaattaactatgtctaagattcaattgagactatagtagttgaatgatcaaactctccttatGGGCTGACTGCTTTTCATCAAGTTAACACCAGTTGTTACGGCAATTActgcagcactgggcagaattaatctgcatcctcagctgtcgcGTATTGGAACTCTCATACccttaaatatattaacaatgaccagttgctaatCTACTTATGATATGACCTTATGACCCCTTAGTCCCTCCACCCTACAAAGTGAGCACCTATGTCTAGTGTATCACAAATattaacttcaagtatagcCCTTATGAGAATCAAAATAACTTAATCCAAGAAACttaatttaagatcaagtaatactctaataatatctgCTAAGACATGCTCTTTTgcggctctatcttaacttgaaccattaaatgagttgtcaaccgaaataacagttatattaataataactactaGAGTGAAATGCTACAACAATGACATAACAACaaataagaacagtcaagaacccattagattgtttgtcaccCAACTACAAGCAAATCTAGTTTATattctgaatgagaaaaacaaacagtaaTATATTGTTCACAGGATACATCAAAACAgtcaaagaaagaagaaagatataAGTTGAGAATAGAAAAAAGCAAATCCAAATAACTCTGCAGGATTTCTCAATGTTGCTAAAGTCGTCTTCTTCAATTCTtatcttcttctcttcttttctctAATGTCTCCATGATAATTCCCCCCGCCGTCTTTTTATGTGGTGCACACCCTCCTTTTATACTGCAACCTAgggtaaaataaaagtttgtgGGTGTGCAtgagttaaattaggaaacatgcagatcCCAATTCTACAGCTGATTCGTACTTAAGTTTTCTCGCTCAGTGCTCCCgaattgctacagcaatggttgctCTAACAACAGCTACTCAATGTCCTAGACATATGACTTTAttgtattattgtttttttttcctttttttttaacataaaatgcTACAGCGTTGCTCATAACTCTTGTTATCTTTGAACACAACTCTGCATATGGGGTACATACTCAGATctggttactcagcaacttGAGCCATTGGAATAGAGTTTATTTCATAGATAGCACAGTCAATCAAACTTGCTTTTCCCCCAAACTTAAgattttttctattcttttggtTCTGCTCTAGCAGTCTCATACAATTCCACCAAAGTTTATGTGTAAGGACATAATTTCACTCTCCATTTATTACTGTCTCTACTCGGCATTCTTATAATCACCCTTTttaacactcaatttatcttcattaggatttcaaatccatacacaaatattaaatatcaGAGCTTCACATGACCCATACATAAACACATATCCAAAACACCCAAATATACATCCCTCCCTCAAATATCCTTTTATATAATGCACACCCTCCTTTTATACTGTAACCTAGGGTAAAATAAAAGTCCGTGGGCGTGCAtgagttaaattaggaaacattcAGAACGCAATTTTGCAGTTGACTCACGCTTAAGTTTTCTCCCTCAGTGCTCCCgaattgctacaacaatggtTGCTCTAACAACAGCTACAACATTACACTGTTCCCGATTTgtgctttacttcttttgcAGCCATCTTCTTTCCACCTCTTGCTAGTCTAATGTCTCAACATCCCTTCatgaattaagaatttatgaaaacctacaattatgcacatgttttgagcacaaattactttaatttaaggaaaacttattaagactcaactcaaatgaatgtttatgcaaaatataaccaaaatataataaaaacacatcatttgcTCTCtaagtgattttgatttaagtctagaattgatgtaataactctcatttcatatagTTATCAGTAGCCCAACAATCTAACCAGAAGCGAGTTCTAGCTCCATC contains these protein-coding regions:
- the LOC102619615 gene encoding mechanosensitive ion channel protein 10-like; translation: MEGGKGLVLVEKKRANSKDAVIQIPDPEEYHVTKEISGSQSSSKNLELGSLNIEVAEIDINDQDLSSCRNQLPVFAGSASPDNKPADTPSGQSLTRRKSVFRFAESHDEQDDAEILVEGNTELMKLTPRTPLMASPEQEDEYEEVYKKVKINKKHKKGNKLKKLFLLIELIAFGCVMGLLIGSLIVSKLKNHFLWQLKLWKWCVLVLVIFCGRLVTKLLMIALICLIEKNFKLKLMVLYYLDGLRRSVRAFIWFALVLLAWCLLFERGVERSKETKKIVNYITRGLVACLVGAVLWMVKTFSFKLLVASRLSKRFFDQIQEAMFDEYVISTCSGSPLIEHSERVGSMSMKNGTENQEDKEEVIYHVSGKRKKMKKISAWTMEKLINHISSTKLSIVSNELDVCENDELDGDYNKNIESEWEAKAAAYQIFQNVAGPGSKYMDECDLLRFFIKEEVDEIMQRLGQAETGRVKRSDVTKWVVNVYKQRKSLAHYLNNSKEAMQELNRLFRGIVIVLIIIVWLLIVGLLTTKALLVILSQVVLAVFLFGNTAKNVFEAIIFLFVTHPFDVGDRCVIDGVQMVVEEMHILTTTFLRYDNEKIFYPNSVLASKPISNFYRSTVDMRDAVEFAIDVFTPLEKIGHLKSKIKNYLESKPRHWSPNHSVVVKQIKDEKMIMGLYVTHIIIFENYEEKINRRSELVLELTRIFEQVAIRIYHVVPQEVQVSYVGSATSSAAPPPES